In Paraflavitalea devenefica, a single window of DNA contains:
- a CDS encoding FecR family protein encodes MKLSEQLNDAIKHYQEGVATAAERQLVEAFYASFGQESTEVEVSVTGSRETLETASLAQVQARIAQQQVVAEAPVVKIPLYKKLAVAAAVIVVASGLYWWFKPTSVQPAQQPIAVTDAAPGGNKAVLTLADGSQVTLRDAANGMLANQGGVQVIKLDSGRLTYSLPTGREGKREVVYNTLSTPRGGQYQLSLPDGTKVWLNASSSIRYPVAFTGAERKVEVTGEVYFEVTKKPQQPFIVVANKAAIRVLGTHFNIMAYPEEKAMQTTLLEGSLRVESNDKKALLKPGQQGVLVHASGALSVREVDTEEAVAWVRGQLSMKYVDVAAFMRQVSRWYDVDVVFEGEVPAMSFSGSINRMVNLSLVLKALNDNGLHATLVNGKLIVKQ; translated from the coding sequence ATGAAATTATCCGAACAACTCAACGATGCAATCAAACATTACCAGGAGGGCGTGGCAACAGCGGCCGAGCGGCAACTGGTAGAAGCATTCTATGCCTCTTTTGGACAGGAAAGCACAGAAGTGGAGGTGTCTGTTACAGGCAGCCGGGAAACCCTGGAAACAGCCTCCCTGGCGCAGGTACAGGCCCGCATTGCCCAACAACAGGTCGTTGCAGAAGCGCCTGTAGTAAAGATCCCCCTGTATAAAAAACTGGCCGTCGCAGCAGCGGTGATCGTGGTAGCATCGGGCTTATACTGGTGGTTCAAGCCAACGTCTGTGCAGCCTGCGCAGCAGCCAATAGCCGTAACAGATGCTGCCCCTGGCGGCAATAAAGCCGTGCTTACACTGGCTGATGGCAGCCAGGTCACCCTGCGCGATGCAGCCAATGGTATGCTGGCCAACCAGGGTGGTGTACAAGTAATAAAGCTCGATAGTGGAAGGTTGACTTATTCCCTCCCGACAGGTCGGGAGGGCAAGAGGGAGGTCGTTTACAACACACTTTCAACACCCCGGGGCGGGCAATATCAACTGAGCCTGCCCGATGGCACCAAAGTGTGGCTGAATGCGTCCAGCTCTATCCGCTACCCGGTTGCTTTTACCGGCGCGGAACGCAAAGTGGAGGTAACGGGTGAAGTGTATTTTGAAGTGACCAAAAAACCGCAACAGCCATTTATTGTGGTGGCCAATAAAGCGGCCATCAGGGTACTGGGTACCCACTTCAATATTATGGCCTACCCGGAAGAGAAAGCCATGCAAACGACCTTGCTGGAAGGCTCTTTACGGGTGGAAAGTAATGACAAGAAGGCATTACTGAAACCAGGACAACAGGGGGTACTTGTTCATGCTTCCGGCGCCTTATCGGTACGTGAAGTAGATACAGAGGAGGCAGTGGCCTGGGTACGTGGACAGCTTTCCATGAAGTATGTAGATGTGGCCGCCTTCATGCGCCAGGTATCGAGGTGGTATGATGTGGATGTGGTGTTTGAGGGCGAAGTGCCTGCCATGAGCTTTAGCGGCTCTATCAACAGGATGGTGAACTTATCGCTGGTATTAAAAGCACTCAATGATAACGGGCTACATGCAACTTTAGTAAACGGAAAATTAATTGTAAAGCAATAA
- a CDS encoding SusC/RagA family TonB-linked outer membrane protein yields the protein MRLTTIVLLVTALHVSAGVYSQKVTISVRETPLEKVLNQIKQQTGYSFFWSDQLIAQAPAVSVRLKDVTLTQALDACLRGLPLEYEIKEQERFVYIKPAANKPPVVTEQLPAPKKDSTWAITGRVTDEQGLPLGGASIRVKGSNTIVSCDAKGYFKLTTRPAHTILVISFVGYKDREELVSGSTTVTITLSPGNSELDQIQVIGYGSMTTAKRLNTGDVTTITAEEIRKNPVNNVLEAIQGKVPGLFIQQVTGQPGGAFTMRLRSAANFSAGAPPPLVVVDGVMYPGGTLPLSSNTTYGTANFLKGGSGLNYINPNDIESISVLKDADATALYGTSGAYGVVLITTKKAKQGAPPSLNANIYTGISVLGATAKLMNTQEYLMLRREALKNDGATVGSMDKDLNGTWPEDRYQDFREDLLGSNAQTTNTSLTYSGGSQNTGYMISGSLRNNGNIQRHKGASTDGTIRFSLNSNTNDNKFSINLSGAYLSSKSNMVPMDFSTDVTLAAPNSPPLFLPDGSINWSEGANDVADDINKQYENVTNNLLGNGSLVYKPIKQLTLRADVSYNEMAGREFMGYPTTTKPPTYTNAALETHSLIHNYNVRTISVSPYAAYSMKVFGKGDLNMTLGGRVDNKLSTFNEIHGEGFSSDALLRNPAVGSKVTTSYGSTPYRSLGAYAIVKFIWDQKYIVNLNGRRDGSTKFGDGKKFGNFGSVALAWIFSEESFFRKLAPFISFGKLRGSTGLIGGDAVGDFAYLSIYQALTGTYQNKSGLAIGRLANPALSWEKNRNSEVGIELGFFNDRVFAEVSAYRNIATNQLIGQPMPSVTGVTSMPVNSDATIRTSGWEMSLSATAIKTKDFSWTVRGNISIPKSKLVKLPVTTTLAANYVLNKPVTGVLLYKYEGINPETGYYRFTAANGTTDDYMFGLDEQKDKTEFLDLAPKFYGAFQNGFRYKRLSLDLTFNFTKRVGKNILAQQPLPFGYMGINGGTYWLNRWQKPGDITDVPRISTSIFDWFRHFYYQESTGAYSDASYVRLQNVSIRYSVNPQSLRKLGVKELAVYLQGQNLLTISDYGGLDPENLDAATIPPMRVFTAGINLTF from the coding sequence ATGAGATTAACTACCATTGTTTTACTGGTCACTGCCCTGCATGTTTCCGCAGGCGTTTACTCGCAAAAAGTCACCATTTCAGTGAGGGAGACCCCGCTTGAAAAAGTACTTAACCAGATCAAACAGCAAACAGGTTATTCCTTCTTCTGGTCGGACCAGTTGATTGCACAGGCTCCTGCTGTTTCTGTGCGGTTGAAAGATGTCACACTCACCCAGGCTTTGGATGCCTGCCTGCGTGGTCTTCCATTGGAATATGAGATCAAAGAGCAGGAAAGATTTGTGTATATAAAACCTGCTGCGAATAAACCACCTGTTGTAACTGAACAACTCCCGGCTCCTAAAAAAGACAGCACCTGGGCCATTACCGGACGGGTTACTGATGAACAGGGGCTGCCACTGGGCGGCGCCAGCATACGGGTAAAAGGCAGCAACACAATCGTAAGCTGTGATGCCAAAGGATATTTTAAATTAACTACCCGGCCTGCCCATACTATCCTGGTCATCAGTTTTGTTGGTTATAAAGACAGGGAAGAGCTCGTATCCGGCAGTACTACTGTGACCATTACTCTATCTCCAGGTAATTCGGAACTGGACCAGATACAGGTGATCGGTTACGGAAGTATGACTACCGCCAAGCGTTTGAACACGGGTGATGTGACCACCATCACCGCCGAAGAGATACGCAAAAATCCTGTGAACAATGTACTGGAAGCCATACAGGGAAAGGTGCCTGGTTTGTTTATACAACAGGTTACCGGGCAACCCGGCGGCGCCTTTACAATGCGTTTACGCAGTGCGGCCAATTTCTCTGCCGGTGCACCTCCACCGCTGGTGGTAGTGGATGGCGTTATGTATCCCGGTGGCACCCTGCCGCTTTCTTCCAATACTACTTATGGCACCGCTAATTTCCTGAAGGGTGGGAGTGGGCTGAATTATATCAATCCCAATGATATTGAAAGCATCAGTGTGTTGAAAGATGCAGATGCAACTGCTTTGTATGGCACCTCGGGTGCCTATGGGGTGGTGCTCATTACTACCAAAAAAGCGAAGCAGGGAGCGCCTCCGTCGCTCAATGCCAATATCTATACCGGTATTTCCGTGCTGGGCGCCACTGCTAAGTTGATGAACACACAGGAATACCTGATGCTGAGAAGGGAAGCGCTGAAGAACGATGGCGCGACGGTAGGTTCGATGGACAAAGACCTGAACGGCACCTGGCCCGAAGACCGTTACCAGGATTTCAGGGAGGACCTGTTGGGCAGTAATGCACAAACCACCAATACTTCCCTCACTTACAGTGGCGGTTCGCAGAACACCGGTTATATGATCAGCGGAAGCCTGCGCAACAATGGCAATATCCAACGGCACAAAGGGGCTTCTACCGATGGTACGATACGGTTTTCCCTCAACAGCAATACAAACGACAATAAGTTCAGCATCAACCTGTCGGGTGCTTACCTCTCTTCCAAAAGCAATATGGTGCCGATGGACTTCTCGACTGATGTTACGTTGGCGGCGCCTAATTCTCCGCCCCTGTTCCTGCCCGATGGCAGCATCAACTGGAGTGAAGGCGCCAATGACGTGGCGGATGATATCAATAAACAATATGAGAACGTAACGAATAACCTGCTGGGCAATGGCTCACTGGTATATAAGCCTATTAAACAACTTACACTGCGGGCCGACGTCAGCTACAATGAAATGGCCGGCCGGGAATTTATGGGCTATCCAACAACCACCAAACCTCCTACCTACACCAATGCGGCGCTGGAAACGCATAGCCTTATACACAATTACAATGTGCGTACGATCAGTGTGTCGCCTTATGCTGCCTATAGCATGAAAGTCTTTGGCAAAGGCGACCTGAATATGACGCTTGGCGGCAGGGTGGATAACAAGTTGTCTACCTTCAATGAAATACACGGCGAGGGCTTTTCGTCTGATGCCTTGCTGAGGAATCCGGCTGTTGGCTCAAAGGTAACCACCTCGTATGGCTCCACGCCCTACCGCTCACTCGGCGCTTATGCGATCGTGAAGTTTATCTGGGACCAGAAATATATCGTGAACCTGAATGGCAGGAGGGATGGCTCTACCAAGTTTGGTGATGGCAAGAAGTTTGGCAATTTTGGTTCTGTGGCCCTGGCATGGATCTTCAGCGAAGAATCTTTCTTCAGGAAGCTTGCACCCTTTATCAGCTTTGGTAAACTGAGGGGCAGCACGGGACTTATTGGTGGAGATGCCGTAGGCGATTTTGCTTACCTCAGCATTTACCAGGCGCTTACAGGTACTTACCAGAACAAGAGTGGTCTTGCCATAGGCAGACTGGCCAATCCTGCTTTAAGCTGGGAAAAGAACAGGAATTCTGAAGTGGGTATAGAACTTGGCTTTTTCAATGACAGGGTATTTGCCGAGGTAAGTGCTTACCGGAACATTGCTACCAATCAATTGATCGGTCAGCCTATGCCATCCGTAACAGGTGTAACCTCCATGCCTGTCAATTCGGATGCTACGATCCGTACGAGCGGATGGGAAATGAGCCTGAGCGCCACCGCCATCAAAACAAAGGATTTCTCGTGGACGGTAAGAGGCAATATCTCTATTCCCAAAAGCAAGCTGGTAAAGTTGCCGGTAACCACTACCCTGGCCGCCAACTATGTACTGAACAAACCTGTAACAGGCGTATTGCTGTATAAATATGAGGGTATCAATCCGGAAACAGGTTATTATCGTTTTACAGCAGCCAATGGTACTACCGACGATTATATGTTCGGACTGGATGAGCAAAAAGATAAAACAGAATTCCTTGATCTGGCGCCTAAATTTTATGGTGCTTTTCAAAATGGTTTCCGCTATAAAAGGCTGTCGCTTGACCTTACGTTCAACTTCACCAAACGGGTGGGTAAGAATATCCTGGCCCAGCAACCGCTGCCATTTGGGTATATGGGCATCAATGGTGGTACTTACTGGCTGAACCGCTGGCAGAAGCCTGGCGACATCACCGATGTGCCGCGTATAAGCACTTCTATTTTCGACTGGTTCAGGCATTTTTACTACCAGGAAAGTACAGGTGCTTACAGCGATGCTTCTTATGTCAGACTGCAGAACGTGAGCATACGCTATAGTGTAAACCCGCAAAGCCTTAGAAAATTGGGTGTAAAAGAACTGGCGGTATACCTGCAGGGACAGAACCTGTTGACCATTTCTGATTATGGCGGCCTTGATCCGGAAAACCTGGACGCTGCTACTATTCCCCCGATGCGTGTATTTACAGCAGGGATTAACCTCACCTTTTAA
- a CDS encoding RNA polymerase sigma factor → MVTDNKYNALSDIDLFTLLKRDDHAAFTEIHHRYWEWLMAIALQRVKDVQVAQDIMQEVFVSLWNNRHKAAVEKPENYLATAVKYLSLTYLRTGKKMYLLHEAVSENLPDDVTADQLLHTKNLMAVILQETNALPPVRQLVFRYSRLEGYSIQEIAEKLDLSPHTVKSHLTKALAHFRKTLKAIILLLSF, encoded by the coding sequence TTGGTAACGGACAATAAGTACAATGCACTGAGTGATATAGACCTGTTCACCCTTCTGAAAAGGGATGACCATGCTGCTTTTACTGAAATACATCACCGTTACTGGGAATGGCTAATGGCCATTGCCCTGCAGCGTGTAAAGGATGTACAGGTGGCGCAGGATATTATGCAGGAGGTATTTGTAAGCCTGTGGAACAACCGGCACAAGGCGGCTGTTGAAAAGCCTGAAAATTACCTGGCTACAGCCGTTAAGTATTTGTCACTCACTTACCTGCGTACCGGCAAAAAGATGTACCTGTTGCACGAAGCAGTGAGCGAAAACCTGCCCGACGATGTTACTGCTGATCAGTTACTGCATACCAAAAACCTGATGGCCGTGATCCTGCAGGAAACGAATGCGCTTCCTCCTGTGCGGCAACTGGTATTCCGCTACAGCCGGCTGGAAGGTTATTCGATCCAGGAAATTGCCGAAAAGCTCGATCTGTCGCCCCACACGGTAAAAAGTCACCTCACCAAAGCATTGGCCCATTTCCGCAAAACACTGAAGGCGATTATTTTATTGTTAAGTTTTTAA
- a CDS encoding TlpA disulfide reductase family protein, translating to MHTINVCLLAGLLLTGAATTAQSGKPTATLNIGDPAPSIQVKKWFKGQPVTSFEKGKIYVVEFWATWCQPCIAGMPHLSELAEKYKKEVTVAGISILERKTTTLAHIGAFIDSMGKKMNYAVAAEDSNFMAANWLRASGERGIPMAYVVDRNGRIAWAGLPKLLDNVLPKVIDGSWDIKATDAARKEAARLTEIDNSIIPVLNSYMGNPGKPDSALIVINQLLAKDPGLKYYPRMAHYTIYSLLKTDQEKALIYIRELLKAVPEPPFRSVTDAISYMSEIRKVTLIKGLYEIAAVAYEEQLERYPWSMDFPATYDNIAALQFKAGNQEKAVAAETRAIEYAKKKPGFPADKLAAFESSLQQYSSKTN from the coding sequence ATGCATACAATAAATGTCTGCTTGCTGGCGGGCCTCCTGCTGACCGGTGCCGCGACAACGGCACAGTCTGGTAAACCTACCGCTACGCTGAATATCGGTGATCCTGCTCCCTCCATTCAGGTAAAGAAATGGTTCAAGGGGCAGCCGGTTACTTCCTTTGAGAAAGGAAAGATCTATGTAGTAGAATTCTGGGCTACCTGGTGCCAGCCCTGTATTGCCGGTATGCCGCACCTGAGCGAGCTGGCGGAGAAATATAAAAAAGAGGTTACGGTAGCGGGCATCAGTATTCTTGAAAGAAAAACGACCACGCTGGCCCATATTGGCGCCTTTATAGACAGCATGGGTAAGAAGATGAATTATGCGGTGGCGGCGGAGGACAGCAATTTTATGGCTGCCAACTGGCTGCGTGCTTCCGGCGAGCGGGGCATACCGATGGCTTATGTGGTAGACAGGAATGGAAGGATTGCCTGGGCAGGCCTCCCTAAGTTACTTGATAACGTATTACCGAAGGTGATTGATGGCAGTTGGGATATCAAGGCCACAGATGCTGCGCGTAAAGAAGCTGCGCGGCTGACAGAGATTGATAATTCGATCATACCCGTGTTGAATAGCTACATGGGCAATCCTGGCAAACCGGATTCGGCCCTGATCGTGATCAACCAACTGCTGGCCAAAGACCCCGGCTTGAAGTATTACCCACGGATGGCCCATTACACCATTTACTCCTTGCTAAAAACAGACCAGGAAAAGGCATTGATTTATATCCGGGAGTTATTGAAGGCTGTTCCGGAACCTCCTTTCCGGAGTGTGACAGATGCTATCTCCTATATGTCGGAGATCAGGAAAGTAACCCTGATCAAAGGGCTGTATGAAATAGCCGCTGTTGCCTACGAGGAGCAACTGGAACGTTATCCCTGGAGCATGGATTTTCCTGCAACCTACGACAATATAGCCGCGCTTCAATTCAAGGCAGGCAATCAGGAAAAAGCTGTTGCAGCCGAAACCAGGGCCATCGAATATGCGAAGAAGAAGCCCGGATTCCCGGCGGATAAGCTGGCCGCTTTTGAAAGCAGCCTCCAACAGTACAGCAGCAAGACGAATTAA
- a CDS encoding RagB/SusD family nutrient uptake outer membrane protein, translated as MKKVKHIYSRYAAAALMACSLLTFTGCEKYLENTALPAGTIAGKDAFVSDNSVSAIVTGNFLALSNSGIFSGVSYLSALYTDELKPIATSNTNAIAFYKNSIASDQARQWSDLYAQIYAVNAAIEGIQSTKATLYYKNQWLGESYFTRALLYFQLVNLYGDAPLALTTDYKVNAVLPRALQSNVYQQIIKDLQEAQSLLGTDYKDGYGVNTTARVRPNKAVATALLAKACLYAKEWQQAETAATAIITDPAYQLSTLPQAFLADNGSNKETIWAIATNNDERTPEYGQYNSGMPAAVTTDPAGTYNVLVAMSDTLAKSFEPNDGRFTNWVRSTVYTGVTPAVTYYFPNKYKSNAVGAERPVFLRLAELYLIRAEARVKLTHLADAADDLDAIRLRAGLPATTAATQADLLAAIARERKVELFTECSNRFFDLKRTETIDDVMTNISPLKGGVWSHFKQLWPIPPADLKLNPALTPNPGY; from the coding sequence ATGAAAAAAGTAAAGCATATATATAGTCGTTATGCCGCTGCTGCCCTGATGGCTTGCTCGTTGTTAACGTTCACCGGTTGTGAAAAGTACCTGGAGAATACAGCCTTGCCGGCAGGTACCATTGCAGGGAAAGACGCTTTCGTATCGGACAATTCCGTATCGGCCATTGTAACTGGTAATTTCCTGGCCCTGAGCAATAGCGGTATTTTTTCGGGTGTGAGTTATCTGTCTGCGCTGTATACCGATGAGTTGAAGCCGATCGCCACCAGCAATACCAACGCTATTGCCTTTTATAAGAACAGTATTGCCAGCGACCAGGCACGCCAATGGAGCGATCTTTATGCACAGATCTATGCCGTGAATGCTGCCATAGAAGGCATTCAAAGTACGAAAGCCACTTTGTACTATAAGAACCAATGGCTGGGTGAAAGTTATTTCACCCGGGCGCTGTTGTATTTTCAACTGGTAAACCTGTATGGCGATGCGCCGCTGGCGCTTACCACCGATTATAAGGTGAATGCTGTATTGCCCCGGGCGCTACAAAGCAACGTGTACCAGCAGATCATTAAAGACCTGCAGGAAGCACAGTCTTTGCTGGGCACTGATTATAAAGACGGCTATGGCGTGAATACTACAGCCCGTGTGCGCCCCAATAAGGCAGTAGCCACAGCGCTGCTGGCCAAGGCCTGTCTGTATGCCAAAGAATGGCAGCAGGCAGAAACAGCCGCAACAGCCATTATTACAGATCCGGCGTATCAATTATCTACCTTACCGCAAGCCTTCCTGGCGGATAATGGCAGCAATAAGGAAACGATCTGGGCTATTGCCACTAATAACGATGAACGGACTCCTGAGTATGGCCAGTACAATTCCGGTATGCCAGCCGCTGTAACTACAGACCCGGCCGGTACCTATAATGTACTGGTAGCCATGAGCGATACCCTGGCGAAATCGTTTGAACCCAATGACGGCCGCTTTACCAATTGGGTACGTTCTACGGTGTATACGGGTGTAACGCCTGCTGTCACTTATTATTTTCCCAATAAGTACAAGTCGAATGCTGTAGGTGCGGAAAGACCGGTATTCTTACGCCTGGCCGAGCTATACCTCATCAGGGCGGAGGCACGTGTAAAGCTTACCCATTTAGCTGATGCGGCGGACGACCTTGATGCCATACGCCTGCGGGCCGGGTTGCCTGCTACTACGGCGGCTACGCAGGCCGACCTGCTGGCGGCCATCGCCCGGGAGCGGAAGGTGGAGCTGTTCACTGAATGCTCTAACCGTTTCTTCGACCTGAAGCGCACAGAGACAATAGATGATGTAATGACAAATATTTCCCCTTTGAAAGGAGGCGTATGGAGTCACTTTAAACAATTGTGGCCCATTCCGCCAGCCGATCTGAAACTAAATCCGGCATTAACTCCTAACCCTGGATACTAA